Below is a genomic region from Paraburkholderia phenazinium.
CCGCGCACCGTGCAGCACAAGCTGACGGCCGAACTCATAATCGCCGAGCATCACGGCATGCAGACCACGCCGCAAATCAGCGGCCACCGCATCGCATACTGCATCGAGCTGCTCCGCATCCACGCAGACACGCTCATGCAGAAACCGCGTGTACAGGCGGCTCGAGCGCCGCGCCGCCGTCGCGTGGCAATCGTCGAGCAATGCAAACACGGCGTCGCGATCATCCACCATCTTGCCCGCCACCAACTTCAAACTTCCATTAATCGAAGAAGCTCTTCACACGATCGAACCAGCTCTTGCTTTGCGGGCTGTGACGCGCACCGCCCTCGACCAGCGACTTCTCGAACTGCTGGAGCAGCTCGCGCTGCGGCTCGGTGAGCTTGACCGGCGTCTCGACCTGCACGTGCACATACAGATCGCCTGCAATGCTCGAACGCAACCCCTTGATGCCCTTGCCGCGCAGACGGAAGGTCTTGCCCGACTGGGTGCCTTCGGGCACCGTAAAGCTCGCGCGGCCCGCCAGCGTCGGCACTTCGATTTCACCGCCAAGTGCCGCCGTTGTGAACGGAATCGGCATCTGGCAATGCAGATCGTCGCCGTCGCGCTCGAACACCGAGTGCTGCTTGATATGGATTTCGACGTACAGATCGCCCGACGGACCGCCATTGATACCCGGCTCGCCGTTACCGGCCGAGCGGATCCGCATGCCGTCGTCGATACCCGCCGGAATCTTCACTTCCAGCGTCTTGGTTTCCTTGACCTTGCCAGCGCCGTGGCAATTCACACACGGATCGGGAATGTGGCTACCCGTGCCGTGGCACTTCGGGCAAGTCTGCTGAATGCTGAAAAAGCCCTGCGACATCCGGACCGAACCCGCGCCGTTACAGGTGGGGCAGGTTTCCGGCTTGGTACCGGGCTTCGCGCCCGAACCGTGACAGACTTCACACGACACC
It encodes:
- the dnaJ gene encoding molecular chaperone DnaJ; the protein is MAKRDYYEVLGVAKNASDDEIKKAYRKLAMKHHPDRNPGNKDAEEHFKEVKEAYEMLSDSQKRGAYDQYGHAGVDPNMGGAGAQGFGGFADAFGDIFGDIFGQAAGGAARGGGRGGPQVYRGADLRYSMEITLEQAAHGYDTQIRVPSWVSCEVCHGSGAKPGTKPETCPTCNGAGSVRMSQGFFSIQQTCPKCHGTGSHIPDPCVNCHGAGKVKETKTLEVKIPAGIDDGMRIRSAGNGEPGINGGPSGDLYVEIHIKQHSVFERDGDDLHCQMPIPFTTAALGGEIEVPTLAGRASFTVPEGTQSGKTFRLRGKGIKGLRSSIAGDLYVHVQVETPVKLTEPQRELLQQFEKSLVEGGARHSPQSKSWFDRVKSFFD